In the Nitrosopumilus cobalaminigenes genome, CAACTTAGAATTTGACAAACTAAATTACAAAGCAGGAGATACTGCAATCATTTCGTTATCAGGCAAAGCATCTGAAATTATTAGTTTGTTAATTATTAATCCATCAGACAAACCAACAGGAGACGCAGTATCAATTACTTTACAACCTGATGGAAGAGGAACCCATTCATTAAATCTTGATGGATTTGCTTCTGGCGTATATACAGCAGTTATCAGTAAAGGCAGTACTCAAAGTACTGAAATTTTCACTGTAGGTCTAGTGACAGGTTCAGGAGATATTGATATCAATACTACAAAAATTGAATACCATCCAGGAGATTCAATACTAATTTTAGGTGATACAGGAGATAACGTACTTCTAACCATCACATTAACAGATCCAGATGGAAATGAGATTAAAACAAAAGAAACATTTTCAGATAAAAATGGAAAAATCTCAGAGGGATCATTTAGAATTCCATCTGATGGAAAATCAGGTGTTTGGAATATCAATGCAAAAAGCGGATCAAACTTTGACAATGTTGAAATCGATGTAGTTACAACAGTTTCTGAAGGAATGGTTGTATCTGTAGAACAGGGGGCAAACATACCAGGGTTAGGAGATACAATAATCATCAAAGTCTTTGGTGCAGAACAAAATGTCACGATTGAAATTGTATCTGACGAGGGAGAAATCATTGGAAGTCTCGAAGGAATCATAACAAGTGCAGGCATTATAGACCAACTATGGGCAATTCCTGCTGAAACAGAACCCGGAACATATACTATCATAGTAACAAATCCATCTGATTCAGCAGAAACTACTTATGAATTACAATAAGTTCAAACAATTTTATTTCACCTAAATTTTTGAAGATTATGAATTTAAAAGACAAAATAGTAGATTATCCTAATTTTCCTAAAAAAGGGATTTTATTTAGAGACTTTAGTCCAATTTTGAAAGACCCTTCTGCATTATCATATGTGGCAGATGAATTTTCAAAGATTTTCCATACAAAAGATATAGATGTATTTGCAGGAATTGAGTCAAGAGGATTCATTCTAGCCTCAATTTTGGCTTCAAGATACAACAAAGGAATGATTATGATTAGAAAAGCAGGAAAACTACCTGGAAAAACTTCAAAATTAGCATACACTATAGAATATGGAAAAGACACCATTGAGATACAAAAAGACATCATCAAAGAAGGAGAAAGAGTTCTAATTTGCGATGATTTACTTGCTACAGGAGGAACAGCAAAGGCTTCTGCAAAACTAATTGAAAAGGTTGGAGGGAATATTGTTGGTTTTGCATTCATTATTGAATTAGTAGATCTTAATGGAATTAAGGGAATCAGTAAATACAACTGTAAATCATTGGTGAAATACTAATGGAAAAAGATGTTGAAATAGGAATTTTTGGAGGTACTGGAATTTACGATTCAGGTTTACTTGAAAATGCCCAAGAAATTGACATAGATACACCATATGGAAAACCTTCAGATACAATTACAGTAGGAGTTTTCAAAGGACGAAAAATAGCTTTTCT is a window encoding:
- a CDS encoding adenine phosphoribosyltransferase is translated as MNLKDKIVDYPNFPKKGILFRDFSPILKDPSALSYVADEFSKIFHTKDIDVFAGIESRGFILASILASRYNKGMIMIRKAGKLPGKTSKLAYTIEYGKDTIEIQKDIIKEGERVLICDDLLATGGTAKASAKLIEKVGGNIVGFAFIIELVDLNGIKGISKYNCKSLVKY